One genomic region from Diabrotica undecimpunctata isolate CICGRU chromosome 9, icDiaUnde3, whole genome shotgun sequence encodes:
- the LOC140450753 gene encoding uncharacterized protein: MRQELVLIRDKDDIDAIIATDETEKPKIAINKLYWNVPHILPNINEQLRLNKIVRSNIELPIKFRSWELVEYPTLNNSTRHTWSVQTTTKLESPRHIVVAFHDGRKGKMLKDMSKFDHCNLTNIRMFLNSERYPYQDLNLDFDTNRFATLYEMFANFQESYYHIQTNQPIFSPEEFKKYAPIVHTDCSRQKEIIQSGSVVLRIEFETSKSVGNNVSAYCLILHEKEFSYNPLTKIVRQQ; the protein is encoded by the coding sequence atgaGACAAGAATTAGTCTTAATACGAGATAAAGATGATATTGATGCTATTATTGCTACAGATGaaacagaaaaaccaaaaatTGCAATTAATAAACTATATTGGAATGTACCTCATATTTTACCCAATATTAACGAACAATTGCGATTAAACAAAATAGTTCGTAGTAACATAGAACTACCTATTAAATTTAGAAGTTGGGAATTGGTTGAGTATCCCACTTTAAATAATTCAACACGTCATACTTGGTCAGTACAAACAACTACAAAGCTAGAAAGTCCTCGACACATTGTAGTAGCTTTCCATGATGGTCGAAAAGGAAAAATGCTGAAAGATATGAGTAAATTTGATCACTGCAATCTAACAAATATCCGTATGTTTCTTAATTCGGAGCGATATCCTTATCAAGATCTCAACTTAGATTTTGACACCAACCGTTTTGCAACGTTGTATGAGATGTTTGCCAATTTCCAAGAATCTTATTATCATATTCAAACTAATCAACCAATATTCAGtccagaagaatttaaaaagtaTGCTCCTATAGTGCATACTGATTGTtcaagacaaaaagaaataattcaaagtGGCTCTGTTGTTTTGAGAATAGAATTTGAAACTAGTAAATCTGTAGGAAACAATGTTTCCGCTTATTGCTTAATATTGCATGAAAAAGAATTCTCTTACAATCCTTTAACTAAAATTGTGAGACAGCAATAA